ttagtaaattttttaatattttgtattaatttttagtactattttttcattaataatttattattttagtatttttttgagaaatttatttatttgaaattttatttattatttggaaatttaattttttttaattaataaataactttttaattgttaaattagTTGCAAATAGCGATTGATTTATAAAATAgttgtaaaattataaaattaaaggcactaaattatttgtaattgatTATATTTTAGTTGTTAAATCAGTTGCTGCTATCAATAGACAATTTTTTaccaaagttttatttttttaaactttaattaacTTAGCAATTGATTTAAACATCATTTACTATTTACAACTAATTTGACTGTCAATTACTATTTGTAATCTGCCTTATTACAATCGGTTAAATCGATTACTAATCGATTTTAATAGATTAGCAACTGATTTGATTGGTCgccaattttattattattatttttttaatgatagGTTGCTTTTAGTGTGACAACCCATAAAGAAAGGTGGCAGTAAATAACAAGGGAGTTTGGATTTGAATTATATTTGTACATTTCCCAGAACATATCATTTTCAAACAGCCTTCATATCCAAATTCCTTCACCATCCTAGCACAAAAATAAGCTTCGCTCTGTTCAAGGCTTTGTGTCTGCTATACTTTCTAGTCTacgttttcttctcttttcttttttttttttaattacttttcttttagattatattaattataacctaatcaaatttcatttttttttcttttaattaattttaagtgcCAAGTGATTTTACAGCTATTAAATTGTCAGGTGTgtgattttattttcaattttcaattttattttctaGTAGGTATAAAGAAAGCAGTGGCCCTTAAAGCACAACATTTGTCAcctaaaatagaaaagaaaaattaagcatatgttaagttgattttttttttctttcaccaCGTGGTGTTTATATGGGTAGGGATAATTTCTTCTTTTgtttcaaaaataataataataacaaaggaAATCTTTAGGAAGATAATAAAACGCAAAACTTCATGTATTGTATACACTAAAAGAGAGATCTCCAATTGTTCGTGATAACAGGGATTTGGGGACTTTCtagtaaattgtaattgaaaaatGGAAGAAATGCATCCCATTCTAATAGCAAATATGAGATCTCCACGCTACTGATTCTATCTATTTGTAAATAgtacaagttttaaatttatttttattattcctgTGAAcactatatattatttattttttcattttaagaaTAATGGTAATTTTATTGCTAATCAttataaaatatagaaaaaaaaaataaaaaaggacagAATAATTTATAAATCCACAGTAACTTTGCTTGAAAAAACTAAAAcactattttttatataaaataaaaaattaatttacttaTACTTACATTGCATTTATTTATCTTCTCATTATATtctaaaacttttaaattttaatttctcaattcattaataatataaaaaaatttgaatatttcattttcaattaataTAACATACATATAACTGTTAGAACGACTTTTTATTTCACAAAAAAGGAAATAGAACCTTTATTGTAAAAATGCATTCCATAAATTTCCTTAGTTAGTGATTATTAACAAGCAATTCATTAATCAGCTTCATGACTGGACATGCAAATTAATTTGTTCTTGTATTGCATATATACATTGTGTTATGCACTAAcacttaattaataatattaatggaTTAATTGATAGGAGCTGTAGAAGAAGAACAAGTAATAACATTCCTAATTGATGGAGAAGCAGAAGTGAGGCCCTTAATTTCAATCCCAACAAGTGCAACTATAGAGCAACTCAAAGAGAAGATAAAAGAATATACAGGTGTTCCAATCTCTCGACAAACACTTCTCTACAACAATTTAAGATTGTTTGATTTTTGCACGATCACGCGATATAAATTTGGTTATCCAATGGTTGGTGTTATTCTTGATGTTGCTCTTGTTAGAAAGGAAATCAATGTCAATATCACAGTCACTTGCTTGGCTTTTAGAATCAATGTCAAGGTTAACCCTAATAAGGATACGGTGATACAGTTGAAGCAAAAGATTGGAGAGGTTTGGGGTATTGAGACTAAGGATATTACTCTTTGGAGGCTTTCTAGGAAGATGCAAGATCATCTTCCTTTATATAGGTACCATATCAATGAAGGTTCTGATGTGCAGTTCACTAGGACAGGAGAACCTCTTAGTTTCTAATGGAAACATATAATTATCATATGCGATAGTACTGCATGAACGAGGGTTCTCTCTTCCCTTTATCggaatttgaaatatgagatttgAATTTGGTAAAAGTATATGTTTTGTTCAGTTGATTAGAATTATGAATTATATTAGActtataaaaataaagataattttatttatgtGTGCATTTGAAATGATTTATAAAACTGTGTTATTTCAAAATTCCTCTAAAAAGTTCTTATAATAAGTAAAACGGTGCTATTTGAAATTTACattttatcaataatttatattaaaattaaattcaaatcccTTGTTTCAAATATTGGTATCTAAACATGCATTAAAGAATTTCCAGAGTATcgaaaaggaaaaatcatagttataattaatcacatttagacaaaaaaaaaaaaaaaaaaaagctgtgCATTAAACCTATTGCCCATTTTATGTAACGAATTAAATTGAGTCAATGACAATCAATGAACTTTAACTTAATGATACTGCAGTAATTTACAGAAGGTAACGAGTTTGAATGCTAAATTGTGCCAACAAAAGGATGGCTCAGTTCATGAAGCATAATAAAAAAATTGGATCCATTACTGATGGATGAAATTAGAACTAGCTAGGCTGTTTTGGCACTCGTGTTATTGCAATGGTAACTAGCCTAAAAGGAAATTTGTTTTGACAGAATAGTCACTCATGAGAGTTAAGGACAACATAAGAACGAAAATATCATGCAGAAGACAGAATCTTGCTTGTTATAAGATCAAATCATCAACAAACTATCCATGCTtgcatctttttctttctaggcacccaaaagaaaattaaataatttcataatttttcatctTCTaacaaatttaatatatatatatatatgctactAAATTTTATTATGTGCAATAATATGAGCCAATTCTTCTGCAACCGTAAGTGTAGATCATCCTCTGGATCATATCTCAGTATCCATTACGGTTTACCGTCCCCTTGAACACATAAAGAGAATCTCCACTCTCAACGCCATGCCATCGAAGGCTGCAATGATCACGCATGATCCTCTGCTTGTGTATGAACAAATAATCATCTTGGGGAAGAATTTTTCTGCTCAAAAGAAGCCTCCTTAGGTCATTAATAGTACTCGAGTCCTTCATCTCCAAAGGAATGCTCGCAGCATTAAGCAAAGAAGAAGAAGTTTGCACGACAATGTTTAGCTTTCTTGTAGGTGGATCATCCCTCAGACGAGTCAGAGTCTTAAGGAACACAATTATTTCAGAGAATTCACGAATACCATACTCGGTGAGATTGCGAAAATCTTCATCCAATTCTACCCCAGAAAAGAAAAGAGACATTCTTTTGATTGGTGTACCCTCAACAATATGAATTTTTTCTTTCAAGCTACGCACAGTTTCTGTTCTATCTGCTTCCATGCTAATCTgcctaaaagaaaattttactaTGATTTGGATCTTCCTATTGTGGTTGTTGAATGGTGGAGTCATTGGTTTGATTGTGAGATCAATTTTTCTACCTTCAGTGACAATGGGGTAATCTTCCATGTCTAGTCCATCTACCAATTCCCAACCAAACACTGCTAGAATCTGTGAAGCTATAGGAACACCAAGGAGGAGTTcaatctttctttttatttcaagaACAGGTTCCTGAGGACCAATTTCAAAAAGAAATTCTCTTGACCAAGCTACAATGATAACCTTCATCTCGTCACTGAAAGAAAAGAATAGGACAACCAAGAATTAAAGGGAAGGAAGTTGAATAGGTCTCAAGATAAAATCATGTTGGAGAAATACTATTTGTATGGTTAAATTCAGCCTGGAAGCATTTTTTTATGGTTGGTAGCATGAATAGTTCATGAATGCCGCTATTTATTCCTTGTAAAAAAGAGAAGCAAAATATAAACCTCTATTTCATCCACACATGCCTTGTTTTTCTTAGATCCTACCATATATCCTATGTCTTAGGTCCATAGTAAACCTAGTCTGGGTAAAAATTTCCTATTTCTCCAACTCAATAGAGCCATCAGGGAAGTATTAAAAACACTATTGCTTACTTCTTGTGAAATTGACCAAAGGGGTCAAATAGACTCTGAGAACGAGTTGTATAATACAAAATAGAATGCAAGTAAATTGCGTTGCAGAACCTATTCTTTGAGTGATTTTGGTAAAATATATATAAGGGTAATCAGACATAAAAGGTAGAACCTTTTTGCTAATTGATGACTATATccaaatcttataattttaaactgCATATCACGAGCtttaaaattaaaagtaattaTATCAAAACCTTAAAATATATTTGAGAGATTCTTTCTTTTCTGCATATTAGTTACTATTAGTTTTAAATTCAATATAATGCttaaaaaaaattccaaattgataaaattcaaatttttcttaattgattttaaaatttgaatacaATTGTTTCTGATCTTAAAATTTGCAATATGTAGTCCAAAATTATAagtttaaatataattatcaatCACTGAAAGTGTTTAGTCTTTTTTG
This sequence is a window from Hevea brasiliensis isolate MT/VB/25A 57/8 chromosome 10, ASM3005281v1, whole genome shotgun sequence. Protein-coding genes within it:
- the LOC110651399 gene encoding uncharacterized protein LOC110651399, translated to MKVIIVAWSREFLFEIGPQEPVLEIKRKIELLLGVPIASQILAVFGWELVDGLDMEDYPIVTEGRKIDLTIKPMTPPFNNHNRKIQIIVKFSFRQISMEADRTETVRSLKEKIHIVEGTPIKRMSLFFSGVELDEDFRNLTEYGIREFSEIIVFLKTLTRLRDDPPTRKLNIVVQTSSSLLNAASIPLEMKDSSTINDLRRLLLSRKILPQDDYLFIHKQRIMRDHCSLRWHGVESGDSLYVFKGTVNRNGY